In Pengzhenrongella sicca, a single genomic region encodes these proteins:
- the thrB gene encoding homoserine kinase produces the protein MRLGCDHVRVRVPATSANLGPGFDSLGLALGLYDDLDVRALGSADVVVDVVGEGAGEVPTDEKHLVVRALRLALDHVGASQTGLHLTCTNRIPHGRGLGSSAAAVVAGIVAARGLIADPDALDDVVALRLATQLEGHPDNAAPAILGGATIAWTDADGPRAVRFEPHPDVTPLVLVPGNRLATARARGVLPPVVPHADAAFGAGRAALLVEAMTRRPELLFPATEDRLHQSYRRAVLPDSLALVDALRANGVAAVVSGAGPTVLVLARPGPAGSTDADAAIDAAFGGVMGGWRLVLPGVADAGARVERVAG, from the coding sequence ATGAGGCTCGGCTGCGACCACGTCCGGGTCCGGGTCCCCGCGACGAGCGCCAACCTCGGGCCGGGCTTCGACTCGCTCGGCCTGGCGCTGGGGCTCTACGACGACCTCGACGTGCGAGCGCTCGGGTCGGCCGACGTCGTCGTCGACGTCGTCGGCGAAGGGGCCGGCGAGGTGCCGACCGACGAGAAGCACCTGGTCGTACGCGCGCTGCGCCTCGCGCTCGATCACGTCGGCGCGTCCCAGACGGGCCTGCACCTGACGTGCACGAACCGGATCCCGCACGGACGCGGGCTCGGGTCCTCCGCCGCTGCCGTCGTCGCGGGGATCGTCGCGGCGCGGGGGCTGATCGCCGATCCGGACGCGCTCGACGACGTCGTCGCGCTCCGCCTCGCGACGCAGCTCGAGGGGCACCCCGACAACGCCGCGCCGGCGATCCTCGGCGGCGCGACCATCGCCTGGACCGACGCGGACGGCCCACGCGCCGTGCGGTTCGAGCCGCACCCCGACGTCACGCCGCTCGTGCTCGTGCCCGGCAACCGGCTCGCGACGGCCCGCGCGCGCGGCGTGCTGCCGCCCGTCGTGCCGCACGCCGACGCCGCGTTCGGCGCCGGCCGCGCCGCGCTGCTGGTCGAGGCGATGACGCGCCGGCCCGAGCTGCTGTTCCCGGCCACCGAGGACCGCCTGCACCAGTCCTACCGTCGCGCGGTGCTGCCCGACTCGCTCGCCCTGGTCGACGCCCTGCGCGCCAACGGCGTCGCCGCGGTCGTCTCCGGGGCGGGGCCGACCGTGCTGGTGCTCGCGCGCCCCGGGCCCGCTGGCTCGACCGACGCCGACGCGGCCATCGACGCAGCGTTCGGGGGCGTGATGGGAGGGTGGCGTCTCGTCCTCCCGGGCGTGGCCGACGCCGGCGCCCGGGTCGAGCGCGTCGCCGGCTGA
- the thrC gene encoding threonine synthase, with product MAHQWRGVIAEYAERLPAHVRERIITLGEGGTPLVAAPALSELTGAQVHLKVEGMNPTGSFKDRGMTTAVSAAAGRGAKLVICASTGNTSASAAAYAAAAGMVCAVLVPDGKIAMGKLSQAIAHGAKLLQVDGNFDDCLIAARKLAESYPVELVNSVNPDRIEGQKTGAFEVVDALGDAPDIHALPVGNAGNITAYWQGYSEYLESGPATRRPMMWGFQAAGAAPIVAGHPISDPETIATAIRIGNPASWTQAEHARDASGGLIEAVTDEEILAAHRILSRDVGVFVEPASAAGVAGILKLARAGRVPAGASIVVTVTGHGLKDPQWALRTADGAEITPVRISADVVSIADALEIG from the coding sequence ATGGCCCACCAGTGGCGCGGAGTCATTGCCGAGTACGCCGAGCGCCTGCCGGCGCACGTGCGTGAGCGCATCATCACGCTCGGCGAGGGCGGCACGCCGCTCGTCGCCGCGCCGGCGCTCTCGGAGCTCACGGGGGCACAGGTGCACCTCAAGGTCGAGGGGATGAACCCGACCGGCTCGTTCAAGGACCGCGGCATGACGACGGCCGTCTCCGCGGCCGCCGGCCGCGGCGCGAAGCTCGTCATCTGCGCCTCGACCGGCAACACGTCGGCCTCCGCGGCCGCCTACGCCGCCGCCGCCGGGATGGTGTGCGCCGTGCTCGTGCCGGACGGCAAGATCGCGATGGGCAAGCTCAGCCAGGCGATCGCGCACGGCGCGAAGCTGCTGCAGGTCGACGGCAACTTCGACGACTGCCTGATCGCCGCGCGCAAGCTCGCCGAGAGCTACCCCGTCGAGCTCGTGAACTCGGTCAACCCCGACCGGATCGAGGGGCAGAAGACGGGGGCGTTCGAGGTCGTGGACGCGCTCGGGGACGCGCCCGACATCCACGCGCTCCCCGTGGGCAACGCCGGCAACATCACGGCGTATTGGCAGGGCTACTCCGAGTACCTCGAGTCCGGCCCCGCCACGCGGCGGCCGATGATGTGGGGCTTCCAGGCGGCCGGCGCCGCGCCGATCGTGGCCGGCCACCCCATCAGCGACCCCGAGACGATCGCCACCGCGATCCGGATCGGAAACCCCGCCTCGTGGACGCAGGCCGAGCACGCACGCGACGCCTCGGGCGGCCTCATCGAGGCCGTGACCGACGAGGAGATCCTCGCCGCCCACCGGATCCTCTCGCGCGACGTCGGCGTCTTCGTCGAGCCGGCGTCCGCGGCGGGCGTCGCGGGCATCCTCAAGCTCGCGCGCGCCGGCCGCGTGCCCGCGGGTGCGAGCATCGTCGTGACCGTCACGGGGCACGGGCTCAAGGACCCCCAGTGGGCGCTGCGCACCGCCGACGGCGCCGAGATCACCCCGGTGCGCATCAGCGCCGACGTCGTCTCTATCGCCGACGCGCTCGAGATCGGCTGA
- a CDS encoding homoserine dehydrogenase: MAAPDSAPHGAAHDGATRGPVRVAVLGCGVVGTQVVRLLTQQRDDLAARVGAPLEIVGVAVRDVTAPRAGVDPALLTTDAEALVARADLVIEVIGGLEPARSLILRAIAAGASVVTANKALLAADGPTLYAAAEAAGVDLYFEAAVAGAIPLVRPVRESLAGDRILRVLGIVNGTTNYVLDQMATEGLDLSTAVAQAQQLGFAEADPTADVEGFDAAAKAAILASLAFHTRVPLELVHREGIAAITADDVAWAARTGHVVKLLAIAERTDEGVSARVHPALVPASHPLAGVHGAFNAVFVEAEAAGELMFYGRGAGGAPTASAVLGDVVSAARHRVHGGLGPVESTYADLPVLPASAALTRYQVRLDVADRPGVLAQVSAVLAEHGVSIEAVRQAPQLVAADPAADREAGPGAAASGAPASLAHLIITTHAATDAALSATVAAIAELDSVTRVVSVLRVEGA, translated from the coding sequence GTGGCTGCTCCGGACAGCGCGCCGCACGGCGCGGCGCACGACGGCGCGACGCGGGGCCCGGTGCGTGTCGCCGTGCTGGGCTGCGGCGTCGTCGGCACGCAGGTCGTGCGCCTGCTCACCCAGCAGCGGGACGACCTCGCCGCGCGCGTCGGCGCGCCGCTCGAGATCGTCGGCGTAGCCGTCCGCGACGTCACCGCCCCGCGCGCCGGCGTCGACCCCGCGCTCCTGACGACCGACGCCGAGGCGCTCGTCGCGCGCGCCGACCTCGTCATCGAGGTGATCGGCGGCCTCGAGCCCGCCCGGAGCCTGATCCTGCGCGCGATCGCCGCCGGCGCGTCGGTGGTGACCGCCAACAAGGCGCTGCTCGCCGCGGACGGCCCCACGCTCTACGCCGCGGCCGAGGCCGCCGGCGTCGACCTGTACTTCGAGGCCGCCGTCGCCGGGGCCATCCCGCTCGTGCGCCCGGTGCGCGAGTCGCTGGCCGGCGACCGCATCCTGCGCGTGCTCGGCATCGTCAACGGCACCACCAACTACGTGCTCGACCAGATGGCGACCGAGGGGCTCGACCTGTCCACCGCCGTCGCGCAGGCCCAGCAGCTCGGCTTCGCGGAGGCGGACCCGACCGCCGACGTCGAGGGCTTCGACGCCGCCGCCAAGGCCGCGATCCTCGCCTCGCTCGCGTTCCACACGCGCGTGCCGCTCGAGCTCGTGCACCGCGAGGGCATCGCCGCGATCACCGCCGACGACGTCGCCTGGGCCGCGCGCACCGGGCACGTCGTGAAGCTGCTCGCGATCGCGGAGCGGACCGACGAGGGCGTGTCGGCGCGCGTGCACCCCGCGCTCGTGCCCGCGAGTCACCCGCTCGCCGGCGTGCACGGCGCGTTCAACGCGGTGTTCGTCGAGGCCGAGGCCGCCGGCGAGCTCATGTTCTACGGCCGCGGCGCGGGCGGCGCCCCGACGGCCTCGGCGGTGCTCGGCGACGTGGTCTCGGCCGCGCGGCACCGCGTGCACGGGGGGCTCGGCCCGGTCGAGTCGACGTACGCCGACCTGCCGGTGCTGCCGGCCTCGGCCGCGCTGACGCGCTACCAGGTGCGGCTCGACGTCGCGGACCGCCCGGGCGTGCTCGCCCAGGTGTCCGCGGTGCTTGCCGAGCACGGCGTCTCGATCGAGGCCGTGCGGCAGGCGCCCCAGCTCGTCGCCGCCGATCCGGCCGCCGATCGCGAGGCCGGTCCCGGCGCGGCCGCCAGCGGCGCCCCGGCGTCGCTCGCCCACCTGATCATCACCACCCACGCGGCGACCGACGCCGCGCTGTCGGCCACGGTCGCGGCGATCGCCGAGCTCGACTCGGTGACCCGCGTGGTCTCTGTCCTGCGAGTCGAAGGAGCCTGA